The sequence CTGCATTAGCCTGAGGGGTCAGAACATTTGGGAGTTTGAAATGTAGTCACCCTGGAAGAAGGTCATGTGAACCAAAACACGTGTTAGGGTGACGGCATTCCGGGACCCACTCTATTACTCTGCTTACTGTGGTTGGTAGTAACTTGCTAGGACAGGGGCTTCTTGTTTTCTTACTCTGTTTCTTTCAGTCTCTTCAGCTGCCGCCCTTTTTGATGACTCCATATTCGGGATATATTTGTGTCTGTGACACCTCTGTATTATTATATTCTCTCACCGGCTCCCAATCCTTTATTATATTAACACATAGCATGAGCCACAAGGAGGAGTTGTGTCACGATCCGCCTTCGGAGCGTGTTACCGAGGTGGTGGAGGGGAATGCAGTGGCCCAGCATAGCACTAGTGGATGTAAACGTGGTGGTAGGCGTGGTGGGGATACTGTggggcatcatggtggatgtgcCGAGGGGGAACAAGGAGACCATGATTACATAAGGAGTGGTGGGGATGTCAGCGGACCTTTTGGTCTGAGCAGATCAGGAGTAGGTGACGGTGACACTTGTGCTGCATCTGAAGGCTTGAGGAAAAAACCTTCTAGAACAGAGGCTCAGTCGGTTGGTGATGAACCAAGCTATTTATCGTATCTACCCttaggaaattctttactatgttaCCAGATGTAGGAAACCAGGCCCAGTGCCGCATCTGCAGAGAGAAAATAAGGCACAGTGCCATctctacaaaaagaaaataaggcATAGCCAAGGTCCGACTTAGTTCACcgatgcctgctgtctgctggctacagctaccactacTACTAGCATTAGAAAGTGTTCAGCTCAGCAGGCGGCATTACCCCTACTTGAAAGAGATTGTCTGCCAGCTGtaagctggctactacaactaccaccagtccaccactgcttgccgtatgctggctactacaactaccaccagtccaccactgcttgccgtatgctggctactacaaatcccattagtccaccactgtctgctgtatactggctactactacccccaccagtccaccactgtctgctgtatactggctactactacccccaccagtccaccactgcctgctgtcagcTGGCTACGActcccactagtccaccactgcctgctgccctgtccgctggctactataACTCCCTCCAGTCAGCAACTGCCTGCTTTCCTCTGGCTGCTACAATCCCCACCGGTCTGCCATTTTCTGTTGTCCGCTGGCTACTAAAAGTCCCACTAGTCCACCGCTGCCTGCTGTAATTTTTGCTGGCTTCAACTCCCAGGCACTGCCTGGTGTTTGCTGGCTTCTACAAATACCATCAGTCTTACtgctaccagccaggcctacgcAGGGATAATTTTTTCAGATTTTCATACAAAACCTCTTTATTCTTCATTTTTTtggcaccaatcctgttgcaactcccaaaaagggaaaACCCCATGGTGTCTTCTGATAGCTCTGTGTGCATTGTAACACTGGCAGACATCTGCCAACAGCCAGGAATACTTTATGCTTATTTACTTTAGTGTTAATAAACATACAAAATCCACAAGCGCATAAAACAAGCTATAAGTTgccatgggttaccgcatgttgCTCTAACGTTAACATTAACAtttaactacttgaatacatttctAGCAGTCTTATAGAtgtgttttgaggcttatttctCTGCCGGTTCGGCAAACTTAACTTTGAAAAGTTTGCTAatttatatctcatatctatctatctttctcatatctcatatctatctatctcatatctatgtatctcatatcgatctatctatctatctcatatctagctatatatctatctcatatctatctatctcatatcaatctatccatctttctcatatctatctatctatctcatatctatctatctatctcatatctatctatctatctcatatctatctatctatctatctatctcatatctatctatctatctatctatctatctcatgtatctatctcatatctatctatctatctatctatctatctaatatctatctatctaatatctatctatctatctatctcatatctatctatctcatatctatctatctatctatctatctatctatctatctatctcatgtatctatctcatatctatctatctatctatctatctaatatctatctatctaatatctatctatctatctatctatctcatatctatctatctcatatctatctcatatctatctatctcatatctatctatctcatttctatctatctatctatctcatatctatctatctcatatctatctatctatccaatatctatctatctatctcatatctatctatctcatatccatcttgctcgtatctatctcatatctatctatctatctatctcatatctatctcatatctatctatctcatatctatctatctcatatctatctatctatctatctatctatctcatatctatctatctcatatctatctatctatctcatatctcatatctatctacccataatgtataaaaaaatatgtttttgtttctttgtttttattACAGGTTTCACCAATGTAAACCCGAAATCTATTTCACGTAAGACTAAACACAATTTATTAATGCCAAAATGTACACAAGAAATATGTGACTCTAAATCATTGTGTCTATATATTGATTCTTACTTCTCTGTTACTTGTAGAGTTCTGTCCCCCTGGAGCCAAATGGTCCACATGCTCCAACTGTGATGACTATTGTCAACCGAAAAACATATTGTGTACAGCAGTATGTAAGAAAGGCTGTGTGTGTACAGCGGAGGGGTATAAGCTCTATAATAACACCTGTATTCCTGCTGACCAATGCCCCTCTGAGGTCAGTAAGCCAGGTACgtgcagtacagtacagtacagtcttaCCAATCGAGCCACAGATACACTATTTCACCTGTACAACCACAGACTCGCTAACAGCTCTGCTTCACCCATAGAGCCACAGACTCACTTACAGCACTGCTTCACCCACACAGCCAAAAAATCACTAACAGCACTACTTCACCAGTACAGCCACAGACTCACTAACAGCACTGCTTCACCAGTACAGTCACAGACTCACTAACAGCACTGCTTCACCAGTACAGCCACAGACTCACTAACAGCACTGCTTCACCAGTACAGTCACAGACTCACTAACAGCACTGCTTCACCCATACAGCCACAGACTCACTAACAGCACTACTTCACCAGTACAGTCACAGACTCACTAACAGCACTGCTTCACCAGTACAGTCACAGACTCACTAACAGCACTGCTTCACCAGTACAGTCACAGACTCACTAACAGCACTGCTTCACCAGTACAGTCACAGACTCACTAACAGCACTGCTTCACCCATACAGCCACAGACTCACTAACAGCACTACTTCACCAGTACAGCCACAGACTCACTAACAGCACTGCTTCACCAGTACAGTCACAGACTCACTAACAGCACTGCTTCACCCATACAGCCACAGACTCACTAACAGCACTACTTCACCAGTACAGCCACAGACTCACTAACAGCACTACTTCACCAGTACAGCCACAGACTCACTAACAGCACTGCTTCACCAGTACAGCCACAGACTCACTAACAGCACTGCTTCACCCATACAGCCACAGACTCACTAACAGCACTGCTTCACCCATACAGCCACAGACTCACTAACAGCACTACTTCACCAGTACAGCCACAGACTCACTAACAGCACTGCTTCACCAGTACAGCCACAGACTCACTAACAGCACTGCTTCACCCATAGAGCCACAGAATCACTAACAGCACTGCTTCATCCATACACCCACAGACTCACTAACAGCACTGCTTCACCCATACAGCCACAGACTCACTAACAGCACTGCTTCACCCATACAGCCACAGACTCACTAACAGCACTGCTTCACCCACACAGCCACAGACTCACTTACAGCACTGCTTCATCCATGCAGCCACAGACTCAATAACAGCACTGCTTCACCCATACAGCCACAGACTCACTAACAGCACTGCTTCACCTACTCAGCCAAGGACTCACTTACAGCACTGCTTCACCCATACAGCCAAAAATTCACTAACAGCCCTGCTTCACCAGTACAGCCACAGACTCACAAAAGCACTGCTTCACCCACACAGCTACAGACTCAATAACAGCACTGCTTCACCCATACAGCCACCGACTCACTAACAGCCCTGCTTCACCCACACAGCCACAGACTCACTAACAGCACTGCTTGACCCATACAGCCAGACTCCTTAACAGCACTGCTTCACCCACAGACTCACTAACAGCACTCCTTCACCCATGGAGCCACAGCTTCACTAACAGCTTTACTTCCCCCACACAGCCACAGACTCACTAACAGCACTGCTTCACCCACACAGCCACAGACTCACTAACGGCACTGCTTCACCCACACAGCCACAGACTCACTAACGGCACTGCTTCACCCATACAGCCACAGACTCACTAACAGCACTGCTTCACCAGTACAGCCACAGACTCACTAACAGCACTGCTTCACCCATACAGCCACAGACTCACTAACAGCACTGCTTCACCAGTACAGCCACAGACTCACTAACAGCACTGCTTCACCCACACAGCCACAGACTCACTAACAGCACTGCTTCACCCATACAGCCACAAATTCACTAACAGCACTGCTTCACCCATACAGCCACAAATTCACCAACAACACTGCTCCATCCATAGAGCCATAGATTCATCAACATCACTGCTCCACCTACATCTAAACAATTAATATTTAGTTGTATTGTTGTATGTAGAAATTAATTTAACatttaacctttttttattttattttttttaccaccgAACACAGGTCCCATCCTTTCCTGCCCACGGGATACAGAAGAATCTAACTGCACAGGCTGTCAGGCAGAATGTCCTATTAATAATAAGAAATGTACAACTTCATGTCAGAGAGGTTGCAAGTGTAAAATTGAGGGCTATTTCCTTCATAATGGCGCCTGCTTTCCTCGTTCTCAGTGCCCTTATCGCCAGCAGGGTAAGAAACGTTATTACTGGTTGAGCAGTGGGACCCAGTGAGGCTGGGGCTCCACCTTGAGTCTTATTcatgtatttatttgtatttatttatttagtttatttatctatttatttatgtattcatttgtttgtttgttttcatttTAGATGGAAACTGTCCAGACCACATGCAGCATAAATTCTGTTCAGATTGTGAAGATTATTGTCCGATCCATggacaaaaatgtataaagaagTGCAGGATGGGATGCGTATGTAAGGAAGGGTTTCTGATGCATTATGGGAAATGTGTCCATAAATCAGGGTGTCCACAGGAATTTTCTTTTGGTAAGGCATTTTTATTGGtagcagctagagatgagcgaacttacagtaaattcgattcgtcacgaacttctcggctcggcagttgatgacttatcctgcataaattagttcagctttcaggtgctccgtgggctggaaaaggtggatacagtcctaggagactctttcctaggactgtatccacattttccagcccaccggagcacctgaaagctgaactaatttatgcaggaaaagtcatcaactgccgagccgagaagttcgtgacgaatcgaatttactgtaagttcgctcatctctagtagcagcTGTGAAATATCAgtgtttttaatcattttttaaatttattattactatagtttattattagggatgagcgaacttactgtaaatttGATCCGTCACAAACTtatcggctcggcggttgctgactttagcctgcataaattagttcagctttcaggtgctccggtgggcaggagactctctcctaggactgtatacactttttccagcccatcggagcacctgaaagctgaactaatttatgtaggctaaagtcataaactgccgagccgagaagtttgtgacgaatcgaatttactgtaagttcgctcaactctatttgttattattttaaaaaaaaaatgtaattgttaaaaaaagaataataatatagATCTAACAATCAAATGATTTATTTtgtggtttattattattatagttgaATCCTGTCCTAAAGAAACCAAGTGGAAAAAATGTGTTCCGTGCAAGGCGCACTGCTTTCCTGAAAGTGACTGTAAGAAAAAATGCATACAAGGCTGCATATGTAAAGACAAAAACTTGGTTTTTTATGCTGGACATTGCATCACGCGAGAAGAATGTCCTTTGCTTCCTCATGTAAGTCCTGTGTACCTGtcaggagattaaaaaaaaacaaaatgctccAGGCTTATGCTTACCTGGTGCTGATCCTGTTCATGTGCTTAAATTTGGGTTTTCATCCTTTTTAAGGCTCCTAATTCCTTTGTTTATCTTGCTGACACTAtatgcagttcactgaggaggagggggtggtTCCTTGCTTGCCCTCACATCTCAGTTTTTGCAAATGGCAGTGCCCATTAAAGTGCATCGAAGGTCATGTTTTTAGTAGAATTATTTCAGTCTTATGGTTGAATGGCACTAGAATATCTATTTGCACTATAAAGGCTGCCTAATGGAGAGCTGCTCTACCTCCAACAACCTCTGGTAATACTCTCCACGGCCACTCATCTCCCCTGTAACGACGACCTCTTCTGGGGAACTGTAGTATTACATGAAGCCCATATGAACAAATAGGCAACCATGTAATGGGTCGAGTCCACCAAAACATTACACATTTAAATCAGCTATGCTGTCTggcaaaagaaacaacctgtgtattgcatcaaaaagtataataaagcattttactaatataatgttattagccatactgcACAGATATCTCCATTAGCAGCTATgctgtctggcttgtagctgtgacCTCCCGTCACACTCTCTGAAAGCAAAAACTCTcttccctgctccccctcccctcctgtcagctGAGAACTAGACCAATTATGTGAAAAAGGGGAACTCATATTACTGCCCACTAGCAGGAGCATTTCTCATTCACAAAAGTTTCCTTAGGAACAGGCTCcttatttaaaagggttatccaggaatagaaaagcagagctactatctttttttttatttttttaaacgctccccgtctgtctccaggttgggtgtggttctgcagctcagttccattaaagcgaAAGGAGCCAAGTTGTGTTTAAAAgtaattagctgtgtttttctattcctggataacctctttaagaaaGGTTTCCTGCTGCCTCAAAATTTAATgaacagtaatatgagctcccctctACACATCCATGGTCTcgtcctgagcagacaggaggggagcATTCAAGCTAGACAGCTCAGCTGATATGGAAGATCTATGCATAATAACATTATATCAGTAAGgtactttattatactttttgacatcaCTCACAGGTTTCTTTTGTTGGACAACCTATTTAATGGGGATATGTAAAGTAGTTTAGCTGAGTGGTGAATTTTCTTATCACAACCTGTAAATGCTTCTAATGGGCCTCAGAGGAGAATTATAAATAAAATGAGGGCACCTCATAGATCTGCACATGGTGAAATAGTACAAAAAGATATAAATGGTAGGAAATTGTGACTATGTGTAAAGAGCAAAgtgtgtggacccactgtgccacccacctgttttgtCTTCGGGACACATTTGAGGGTGTTGTCTACGTAGCAATTGGTTTttacacttaaaagggtactccactgccctagggttcagaacatttttttccaaaagctGGGTGCATggttgcgggggtcgtgacgtcacgaccacgctccctcaatgcaagtctacggtagacttacattgagggggcgtggtgtgatgtcacaagggggcgaggTTGTGAAGttatgacccccgcagcccgcacccatcgttcagaacaaaatgttcagaacaccggggcagtacccctttaatctaacattttgcctttattttttacttttatctttTTAGTAATCCTAGACCTGAATTATGGCTAAACGAAGACGTCTCGAAATACCGAGCAGACAAAACCCTTCACTACCGTCAATCAGCTACATTCACCGGGAACTAGCAGAAAATTGTGTTGTATATCGAATATAACTTTGGTTGTAAGTCAACTATTATGTGATCCATATCACCAATAAAATGATATAAAACGctgtaacaataataataaaagtaagaaaCCGCTTTTACCTTGGCATTGGTCATCACCAATTCTTGTGACAAGTTTTCACCacatacagtacaatacagtgtcaccatatacaatacagtacagtgtcaccatatacagtacagtgtcaccatatacagtacattgtcaccatatacagtacagtacagtgtcaccatatacagtacagtgtcaccatatacagtacagtacaatgtcaccatatacagtacaatgtcaccatatacagtacagtgtcaccatatacagtacagtgtcaccatatacagtacagtacaatgtcaccatatacagtacagtgtcaccatatacagtacagtacagtgtcaccatatacagtacagtgtcaccatatacagtacagtgtcaccacatacagtacagtacagtgtcaccatatacagtacagtgtccccatacacagtacagtacagtgtcaccatatacagtacagtgtcaccatatacaatacagtgtcaccatatacagtacagtgtcaccatattcagtacagtacagtgtcaccatatacagtacagtgtcaccatatacagtacagtacaatgtcaccatatacagtacagtgtcaccatatacagtacagtacaatgtcaccatatacagtatagtgtcaccatatacagtacagtacagtgtcaccatatacagtacagtgtcaccatatacagtacagtaaatgtcaccatatacagtacagtgtcaccatatacagtacagtgtcaccatatacagtacagtacaatgtcaccatatacagtacaatacagtgtcaccatatacagtacaatacagtgtcaccatatacagtacagtaaatgtcacaatatacagtac is a genomic window of Hyla sarda isolate aHylSar1 chromosome 10, aHylSar1.hap1, whole genome shotgun sequence containing:
- the LOC130294258 gene encoding zonadhesin-like codes for the protein MSFASKNFGGSTSFTNVNPKSISQFCPPGAKWSTCSNCDDYCQPKNILCTAVCKKGCVCTAEGYKLYNNTCIPADQCPSEVSKPGPILSCPRDTEESNCTGCQAECPINNKKCTTSCQRGCKCKIEGYFLHNGACFPRSQCPYRQQDGNCPDHMQHKFCSDCEDYCPIHGQKCIKKCRMGCVCKEGFLMHYGKCVHKSGCPQEFSFVESCPKETKWKKCVPCKAHCFPESDCKKKCIQGCICKDKNLVFYAGHCITREECPLLPH